A region of Thermobifida halotolerans DNA encodes the following proteins:
- the ychF gene encoding redox-regulated ATPase YchF: MSLSIGIVGLPNVGKSTLFNALTKNDALAANYPFATIEPNIGVVGVPDPRLDTLAEIFGSARTVPATVTFVDIAGIVRGASEGEGLGNKFLANIRESDAICQVIRVFEDPDVTHVEGGIDAARDIETINTELILADLQTLEKALPRLAKEARTNAKDKEKQLVLAAAEGARKILDEGRTLFAGARDAGLDVAVLRELNLLTVKPFLYVFNVDLEEFADETLRAKLADLVAPAEAIFLDAKIEAELIELDDAEAAELLESMGQTESGLAQLARVGFDTLGLQTYLTAGPKEARAWTIRKGATAPEAAGVIHTDFQRGFIKAEVVSYDDLVEAGSMQAARAAGKVRMEGKDYVMADGDVVEFRFNV, from the coding sequence GTGAGTCTGTCTATCGGGATCGTCGGCCTGCCGAACGTCGGCAAGTCCACGCTGTTCAACGCACTGACCAAGAACGACGCTCTGGCCGCGAACTACCCGTTCGCCACCATCGAGCCCAACATCGGTGTGGTCGGTGTCCCCGACCCGCGCCTGGACACCCTGGCCGAGATCTTCGGTTCGGCCAGGACCGTTCCGGCCACCGTCACCTTCGTGGACATCGCCGGAATCGTCCGGGGCGCCTCCGAGGGGGAGGGCCTGGGCAACAAGTTCCTGGCCAACATTCGCGAGAGCGACGCGATCTGCCAGGTCATCCGGGTGTTCGAGGACCCCGACGTGACCCACGTCGAGGGGGGCATCGACGCCGCGCGCGACATCGAGACCATCAACACCGAGCTGATCCTCGCCGACCTGCAGACCCTGGAGAAGGCGCTGCCGCGGCTGGCCAAGGAGGCCCGCACCAACGCCAAGGACAAGGAGAAGCAGCTGGTCCTGGCCGCGGCCGAGGGGGCGCGCAAGATCCTCGACGAGGGGCGGACCCTGTTCGCGGGCGCCCGCGACGCCGGACTCGACGTCGCGGTGCTGCGTGAGCTGAACCTGCTCACCGTCAAGCCGTTCCTCTACGTGTTCAACGTGGACCTGGAGGAGTTCGCCGACGAGACGCTGCGCGCCAAGCTGGCCGACCTGGTGGCCCCGGCCGAGGCGATCTTCCTGGACGCCAAGATCGAGGCGGAGCTCATCGAGCTCGACGACGCCGAGGCGGCCGAGCTGCTGGAGTCGATGGGGCAGACCGAGTCCGGCCTGGCGCAGCTCGCCCGTGTCGGGTTCGACACACTGGGCTTGCAGACCTACCTGACGGCGGGGCCCAAGGAGGCGCGCGCCTGGACCATCCGGAAGGGCGCCACCGCCCCCGAGGCGGCCGGGGTCATCCACACCGACTTCCAGCGCGGCTTCATCAAGGCCGAGGTCGTCTCCTACGACGACCTGGTCGAGGCGGGATCCATGCAGGCCGCCAGGGCCGCGGGCAAGGTCCGCATGGAGGGCAAGGACTACGTGATGGCCGACGGCGACGTCGTGGAGTTCCGCTTCAACGTCTGA
- a CDS encoding conjugal transfer protein produces the protein MAGRSAVGRGGVIDEDAPGAADEAFDAAPARGGGRPRAGSGGRWWVWVGRAVLWAFIIVVIFNGVWLTLRENFFPPTVQQPVETEGVEFPETAAASLAVRFAEVYLNADPADAEQRADALAEFVPEGRATAFDLPGAELSATGIEVLVVDVKDEHNALVRLAADINGEPMTLDVPVYADQGGTALVVSGRPALLAAPDKATLPDTSFETDSDARAELEPILRGFFEAYAQNHEHLDRYLESGADIAALPDGVLQFGSVTEVRVPAAAQGTQEDVRVAQVTVVWRVPGGDEPAELTQSYDVTVVRSGGSWYVRDIQGALNSFG, from the coding sequence ATGGCTGGCAGGTCGGCCGTTGGGCGCGGGGGCGTCATCGACGAGGACGCCCCCGGCGCGGCGGATGAGGCCTTCGACGCCGCTCCCGCCCGCGGCGGGGGGCGGCCCCGCGCCGGATCGGGCGGGCGCTGGTGGGTGTGGGTCGGCCGCGCCGTGCTGTGGGCGTTCATCATCGTGGTGATCTTCAACGGCGTCTGGCTGACGCTGCGCGAGAACTTCTTCCCCCCAACGGTCCAGCAACCGGTCGAGACCGAGGGCGTCGAGTTCCCCGAGACCGCGGCGGCCTCCCTGGCGGTGCGGTTCGCCGAGGTCTACCTCAACGCCGACCCCGCCGACGCCGAGCAACGCGCCGACGCCCTCGCCGAGTTCGTCCCCGAGGGCCGCGCCACGGCGTTCGACCTGCCCGGCGCGGAGCTGTCCGCCACCGGCATCGAGGTGCTCGTCGTCGACGTCAAGGACGAGCACAACGCGCTGGTGCGACTGGCCGCCGACATCAACGGCGAACCCATGACCCTGGACGTCCCCGTCTACGCCGACCAGGGCGGCACCGCGCTGGTGGTGTCGGGCCGCCCCGCGCTGCTGGCCGCCCCGGACAAGGCCACCCTCCCCGACACCTCCTTCGAGACCGACTCCGACGCCCGGGCCGAACTGGAACCGATCCTCAGGGGGTTCTTCGAGGCCTACGCGCAGAACCACGAGCACCTCGACCGCTACCTCGAGTCGGGAGCCGACATCGCCGCGCTCCCCGACGGAGTCCTGCAGTTCGGATCGGTCACCGAGGTCAGGGTGCCCGCCGCGGCCCAGGGCACCCAGGAGGACGTGCGCGTCGCCCAGGTCACCGTGGTGTGGCGGGTCCCCGGGGGCGACGAGCCCGCCGAACTCACCCAGAGCTACGACGTCACCGTCGTCAGAAGCGGCGGGTCCTGGTACGTGCGCGACATCCAGGGTGCGCTCAACTCGTTCGGGTGA
- a CDS encoding 4-hydroxy-3-methylbut-2-enyl diphosphate reductase: MTATNRRRVLLAKPRGYCAGVDRAVITVEKALEQYGAPIYVRKQIVHNTHVVRTLEERGVVFVEETSEVPEGATVVFSAHGVSPQVHQEAAERGLKTIDAACPLVTKVHKEAQRFASEDLDIILIGHTGHEEVEGTSGHAPEHIRIVDGPEEVADIEVRNPDRVAWLSQTTLSVDETNATVQALRERFPNLIDPPSDDICYATSNRQAAVKEIAPRCDLFVVVGSANSSNSVRLVEVARDAGARASYLVDNATLLKEEWLEGVTTVGVSSGASVPEILVRELLDRLASHGFDDVEEVETEREKLTFALPKELRSRRAKDDGSLVGRSLPVSPA, from the coding sequence ATGACTGCGACGAACCGCCGCCGTGTCCTCCTCGCCAAACCCCGCGGCTACTGCGCCGGGGTCGACCGCGCCGTCATCACGGTCGAGAAGGCCCTCGAACAGTACGGGGCGCCCATCTACGTCCGCAAGCAGATCGTGCACAACACGCATGTGGTGCGCACGCTGGAGGAGCGCGGCGTCGTCTTCGTCGAGGAGACCTCCGAGGTGCCCGAGGGCGCCACCGTCGTCTTCTCCGCGCACGGGGTCTCCCCCCAGGTGCACCAGGAGGCGGCCGAACGCGGCCTCAAGACCATCGACGCCGCCTGCCCGCTGGTCACCAAGGTGCACAAGGAGGCGCAGCGCTTCGCCTCCGAGGACCTCGACATCATCCTGATCGGGCACACCGGCCACGAGGAGGTCGAGGGCACCAGCGGCCACGCCCCCGAGCACATCCGGATCGTCGACGGCCCCGAGGAGGTCGCCGACATCGAGGTCCGCAACCCCGACCGGGTGGCCTGGCTGTCGCAGACGACGCTGTCGGTGGACGAGACCAACGCCACCGTCCAGGCGCTGCGCGAGCGGTTCCCCAACCTCATCGACCCGCCCAGCGACGACATCTGCTACGCCACCTCCAACCGCCAGGCCGCGGTCAAGGAGATCGCCCCGCGGTGCGACCTGTTCGTCGTGGTCGGCTCGGCGAACTCCTCCAACTCGGTCCGCCTGGTCGAGGTCGCCCGCGACGCCGGGGCCCGCGCCTCCTACCTGGTCGACAACGCCACCCTTCTCAAGGAGGAGTGGCTGGAGGGCGTCACCACCGTCGGAGTCAGCAGCGGCGCCTCGGTGCCCGAGATCCTGGTGCGCGAACTGCTCGACCGGTTGGCCTCCCACGGCTTCGACGACGTCGAGGAGGTCGAGACCGAACGGGAGAAGCTCACCTTCGCCCTCCCCAAGGAACTGCGCTCCCGGCGGGCCAAGGACGACGGTTCCCTGGTCGGCAGGTCGCTTCCGGTCTCCCCGGCCTGA
- the xseA gene encoding exodeoxyribonuclease VII large subunit, with translation MGMESSPESPQPVRVVLQAVGGWIGRLGRIWVEGQIAELNRRGGMAYITLRDPVANVSARVTCPIRVLQAAAPALEPGARVVVHARPDFYVPRGTFALQALEIRHVGLGELLARLERLRQTLSAEGLFAESRKRRLPFLPGVVGLVCGRDSAAERDVLENARRRWPAVRFEVREVAVQGDRAVGEVLAALEELDARAEIDVIIVARGGGSLEDLLPFSDEALVRAVAATRTPVVSAIGHEQDTPLLDYVADLRASTPTDAAKKVVPDVGEQLQLVHQLRDRARRVLRGGIAREEAWLAGVRSRPVLASPVRELDRQVEQVLGLRDRGRRALTAALDRAGDGLAHTRARLHALSPATTLARGYAIVRRADGTVVRSAADVAPGEELRLRFAEDGLTAIAKDRSDDEGE, from the coding sequence ATGGGTATGGAGAGTTCCCCCGAGTCCCCGCAACCGGTACGCGTCGTCCTGCAGGCCGTCGGCGGCTGGATCGGACGGCTCGGCCGCATCTGGGTCGAGGGGCAGATCGCGGAACTGAACCGGCGCGGCGGCATGGCCTACATCACCCTGCGCGATCCGGTGGCGAACGTGTCGGCCCGGGTGACCTGCCCGATCCGGGTACTGCAGGCCGCGGCGCCCGCCCTCGAGCCGGGCGCCCGGGTGGTCGTCCACGCCCGACCCGACTTCTACGTGCCGCGCGGCACCTTCGCGCTGCAGGCCCTGGAGATCCGCCACGTCGGTCTGGGGGAACTGCTGGCCCGGCTGGAACGGCTGCGGCAGACCCTGTCCGCCGAGGGCCTGTTCGCCGAGTCCCGCAAGCGGCGGCTGCCGTTCCTGCCCGGCGTGGTCGGCCTGGTCTGCGGGCGCGACTCCGCCGCGGAGCGCGACGTGCTGGAGAACGCGCGCCGACGCTGGCCCGCGGTGCGGTTCGAGGTGCGCGAGGTCGCGGTGCAGGGCGACCGCGCGGTGGGCGAGGTGCTGGCCGCGCTGGAGGAGTTGGACGCGCGCGCGGAGATCGACGTCATCATCGTCGCGCGCGGCGGCGGCTCCCTGGAGGACCTGCTGCCGTTCTCCGACGAGGCGCTGGTGCGCGCGGTCGCGGCCACGCGCACCCCGGTGGTGAGCGCGATCGGGCACGAGCAGGACACCCCGCTGCTGGACTACGTGGCCGACCTGCGCGCCTCCACCCCCACCGACGCCGCGAAGAAGGTCGTGCCCGACGTGGGCGAGCAGTTGCAGCTCGTCCACCAGTTGCGGGACCGGGCGCGCCGGGTGCTGCGGGGCGGCATCGCCCGCGAGGAGGCGTGGCTGGCGGGAGTGCGGTCCCGGCCGGTGCTGGCCAGTCCCGTGCGGGAGCTGGACCGGCAGGTCGAGCAGGTCCTGGGACTGCGCGACCGGGGCCGCCGCGCCCTGACCGCGGCCCTGGACCGGGCGGGCGACGGCCTGGCGCACACCCGCGCCCGGCTGCACGCGCTGTCCCCGGCCACGACGCTGGCGCGGGGATACGCGATCGTGCGGCGCGCCGACGGCACGGTGGTGCGCTCGGCGGCCGACGTGGCGCCGGGTGAGGAGTTGCGGTTGCGGTTCGCCGAGGACGGACTGACCGCGATCGCCAAGGACAGAAGCGACGACGAGGGGGAATGA
- a CDS encoding TcpE family conjugal transfer membrane protein has protein sequence MDLPTYTRIWRIEKRLYKLYDFRLPYPVSLVTIGVFVGTTVVWCLLMSLVGVPFAPPVGHVLWLVPPGVITFLATRPVIEGKSLTGLLRSQLVYGAEARVYTRLAPQREPERIVVSALVWRRDPAAGPLPTPGGRTARRRERQRDARPDTAAEPVTESTAAEEAVAPADVAAPEPAAPRRPRETVRTAGKQRGTGPSLSRRVLNYFGFGLEPDRSADTETVSPPTPRRPEPRTPATRRTELAPTRSRDDAPSPSFLSGRDVGDTAAQTHEDEDWYAALGMASGLTPWPPDEKTSGADRPAEPEEPDDGESQRRAAEERAAARRRAEEIMSAPEPEAPAESAPASAAAEEPEAARAASPADIPTQPSRAEDFMDSDAERAHQRAGRRLRGRAQGRTIARRREQDRAETAVETEQSPQSPSRAGHGHGTALPATPEEAREERELSRPRPRPHAAPWDLPPVARTTGTGVPEPSPSTASSPWDEIRDAAPPAATETAGTAERETEEVPAAPVDDTAATVGGDSPEESRETGAADTGDAEEPSARAEGAGAADGGSPAEPAPREITSLADRIRAGRTSRMGKPPLELDHGTGEHDSFTDVTRHRSTEGTAQEEPPASSASASPEAEQSATTRAAEPDVPAETPRKPHWELDHGTGAWEQIAAAREQEAAEPARPEPEPERPEPAAPAAARRKPPLELDHGTGEHDSFTDVTRHRRTEEELAAIEQAALRRRALDGERTNTPEPDDGPAAGTERTDPPRPSNRLARGVRSAGSTPDTADGTDSPDRGPAAAEPERSTEPESERGLLTRFVDNARRVGGMLTPARGTTGRERGHDGPDREVPADKPDLQLDHGTGEQQLFSDSTTPGRGSTPPATAPDDRETAAHTEDSPSGGTRGWRRLARVVTGGNSANSRPQLPPAELERLRTPLDGSRGLVVLGCTGGAGQTVTTLMLGHTLAAYRDDRVVAVDINPGPESLSRRVRTETPETLTSLLANTDALHVYSSLRGYTSQTPSGLEVVATLDDPYVQTLDDRDYATLTATLRRHYTITLLDPAATGVARALPVVDGLVLVAPASSDAARSVALTFEWLDGHGYADLRSRAIVVINGVSRRSLADVDAAEQVARGNCRAIVRVPWDDHIAATQSVIEVRALRQTTRRAYAALSAVVAANLAAHATSEAKR, from the coding sequence GTGGATCTGCCCACATACACCAGGATCTGGCGTATCGAGAAGCGGTTGTACAAGCTGTACGACTTCCGGCTGCCGTACCCGGTCTCGCTCGTCACCATCGGTGTCTTCGTGGGCACGACCGTCGTCTGGTGCCTGCTGATGAGCCTGGTGGGAGTGCCCTTCGCTCCCCCCGTCGGCCACGTGCTGTGGCTGGTCCCCCCCGGGGTGATCACGTTCCTGGCGACCCGCCCGGTCATCGAGGGCAAGAGCCTCACCGGGCTGCTGCGCTCCCAACTCGTCTACGGCGCCGAGGCGAGGGTCTACACCCGGCTCGCCCCCCAACGCGAGCCGGAGCGGATCGTCGTCTCGGCGCTGGTGTGGCGCCGCGACCCGGCCGCCGGGCCGCTGCCGACCCCCGGCGGCAGGACGGCCCGGCGAAGGGAGCGGCAGCGCGACGCCCGCCCCGACACCGCCGCCGAACCCGTCACCGAGTCCACGGCCGCCGAGGAGGCGGTCGCGCCCGCCGACGTGGCCGCCCCCGAACCGGCCGCGCCGCGACGTCCTCGGGAAACCGTCCGGACCGCGGGGAAGCAGCGGGGAACCGGGCCCTCGCTGTCCCGGCGCGTGCTCAACTACTTCGGGTTCGGACTGGAGCCGGACCGGTCCGCCGACACGGAGACAGTCTCCCCTCCCACCCCCCGGCGCCCGGAGCCGAGAACGCCCGCCACCCGGCGGACGGAACTGGCCCCCACCAGGAGCCGGGACGACGCACCGAGCCCTTCTTTCCTGTCGGGACGCGACGTGGGAGACACCGCAGCGCAGACACACGAGGACGAGGACTGGTATGCCGCTCTCGGCATGGCCTCGGGCCTGACGCCGTGGCCGCCGGACGAGAAGACGTCCGGAGCCGACCGTCCCGCCGAACCGGAGGAGCCGGACGACGGGGAGTCGCAACGCAGAGCGGCCGAGGAACGCGCCGCGGCACGCCGCCGGGCCGAGGAGATCATGTCCGCACCCGAACCGGAAGCGCCGGCCGAGTCCGCCCCCGCCTCCGCAGCGGCCGAGGAACCGGAGGCCGCGCGGGCCGCGTCCCCCGCCGACATCCCCACCCAGCCGTCCAGGGCCGAGGACTTCATGGACAGTGACGCCGAGCGCGCCCACCAGCGAGCCGGACGCCGACTGCGCGGCCGTGCCCAGGGGCGGACGATCGCCCGGCGGAGGGAGCAGGACCGCGCCGAGACCGCGGTCGAGACCGAGCAGTCCCCGCAGTCCCCCAGCCGGGCCGGGCACGGCCACGGCACGGCCCTGCCCGCCACCCCGGAGGAGGCGCGCGAGGAACGCGAACTCTCCCGACCGCGCCCCCGACCGCACGCCGCCCCCTGGGACCTGCCTCCGGTGGCGCGCACCACCGGCACCGGGGTGCCCGAGCCGAGCCCGTCCACCGCGTCGTCCCCGTGGGACGAGATCCGCGACGCCGCTCCTCCGGCCGCGACGGAGACCGCCGGGACCGCAGAGCGGGAGACCGAGGAGGTCCCGGCCGCCCCGGTCGACGACACGGCCGCAACCGTCGGGGGCGACAGCCCGGAGGAGAGCCGGGAGACCGGTGCCGCCGACACCGGTGACGCGGAGGAGCCCTCCGCCCGGGCGGAGGGCGCAGGGGCCGCGGACGGCGGGAGTCCGGCGGAGCCCGCCCCGCGGGAGATCACCTCCCTCGCCGACCGGATCCGCGCGGGCCGGACGAGCCGGATGGGCAAACCGCCGCTGGAACTGGACCACGGCACCGGCGAGCACGACAGCTTCACCGACGTCACCCGGCACCGGTCCACCGAGGGAACCGCGCAGGAGGAGCCCCCCGCGTCCTCCGCTTCCGCGTCACCCGAGGCCGAGCAGTCCGCGACCACACGGGCCGCGGAGCCGGACGTCCCGGCCGAGACCCCGCGCAAGCCCCACTGGGAACTCGACCACGGGACCGGCGCGTGGGAGCAGATCGCCGCCGCCCGCGAACAGGAGGCCGCCGAACCGGCGCGCCCCGAACCGGAACCGGAACGGCCGGAACCGGCCGCTCCCGCCGCGGCCCGGCGCAAACCGCCGCTGGAACTGGACCACGGCACCGGCGAGCACGACAGCTTCACCGACGTCACCCGGCACCGGCGCACCGAGGAGGAACTGGCCGCCATCGAACAGGCCGCGCTGCGCCGACGCGCTTTGGACGGCGAGCGGACCAACACCCCCGAACCGGACGACGGCCCCGCCGCCGGGACGGAGCGGACCGACCCGCCCCGCCCGTCGAACCGACTCGCCCGAGGAGTGCGTTCGGCGGGCAGCACCCCCGACACGGCCGACGGCACCGACAGCCCCGACCGCGGACCGGCCGCAGCCGAACCGGAACGCTCCACCGAACCGGAATCCGAACGCGGCCTGCTCACCCGGTTCGTCGACAACGCCCGCAGGGTCGGCGGGATGCTCACCCCCGCCCGGGGAACCACCGGTCGGGAACGGGGCCACGACGGACCGGACCGGGAGGTCCCCGCCGACAAACCCGACCTGCAACTCGACCACGGCACCGGCGAACAGCAACTGTTCTCCGACTCCACCACGCCCGGCCGCGGCAGCACCCCGCCGGCCACCGCGCCCGACGACCGCGAGACCGCCGCACACACCGAGGACTCGCCCAGCGGCGGTACCCGAGGCTGGCGGCGCCTGGCCCGCGTGGTCACCGGAGGCAACTCCGCCAACTCCAGACCCCAACTCCCACCCGCCGAACTGGAGCGCCTGCGCACCCCCCTCGACGGGTCCCGCGGCCTCGTCGTCCTCGGCTGCACCGGCGGCGCGGGCCAGACCGTCACCACGCTCATGCTCGGCCACACCCTGGCCGCCTACCGCGACGACCGCGTGGTCGCCGTCGACATCAACCCCGGCCCCGAGAGCCTGTCCCGGCGCGTCCGCACCGAGACCCCCGAGACCCTCACCTCGCTGCTGGCCAACACCGACGCCCTGCACGTCTACTCCAGCCTGCGCGGCTACACCTCGCAGACCCCCAGTGGCCTGGAGGTCGTGGCCACCCTGGACGACCCGTACGTGCAGACCCTCGACGACCGCGACTACGCCACCCTCACCGCGACACTGCGACGGCACTACACGATCACCCTGCTCGACCCGGCCGCCACCGGAGTGGCCCGCGCCCTGCCGGTGGTCGACGGACTCGTCCTGGTGGCGCCCGCCAGCTCTGACGCGGCCCGCTCGGTGGCGTTGACCTTCGAGTGGCTCGACGGCCACGGCTACGCCGACCTGCGCTCCCGGGCGATCGTGGTCATCAACGGCGTCAGCAGGCGCAGCCTCGCCGACGTGGACGCGGCCGAACAGGTCGCCCGAGGCAACTGCCGCGCCATCGTCCGCGTCCCCTGGGACGACCACATCGCCGCCACCCAGTCCGTCATCGAGGTCAGGGCGCTGCGCCAGACCACGCGCCGCGCCTACGCCGCACTGTCGGCGGTGGTGGCCGCGAACCTCGCCGCCCACGCCACGTCGGAGGCGAAGCGGTGA
- a CDS encoding patatin-like phospholipase family protein, which translates to MGKALVLGGGGIAGLAWEIGILAGLRDMGVDLRDADLVLGTSAGASAGAQLTSGIELDELYERQLAPADAEIAARPRWSAAVRVAGALLTARSPEAGRARAGLVAASSARFSQAVRERVIASRLPAHAWPEHNLVLTAVDARSGTLRTFSRNDGVDLVRAVAASSAVPGLWPPVDIDGRWYIDASVRSATNADLAAGHERVVVLAPTAGAGPLLCPGPEPAGLPEGARGALVTPSTEARAAFGRDPLNPAGRARAAQAGRLQAVEVAVRVAKTWGV; encoded by the coding sequence ATGGGCAAGGCGCTCGTGCTGGGTGGCGGCGGCATCGCCGGGCTCGCCTGGGAAATCGGGATCCTCGCGGGTCTGCGGGACATGGGCGTGGACCTGCGGGACGCCGACCTGGTGCTGGGTACCTCGGCGGGCGCCTCGGCGGGGGCGCAGCTCACCTCGGGGATCGAACTCGACGAACTGTACGAGCGGCAGCTCGCGCCGGCGGACGCCGAGATCGCGGCCCGGCCGCGGTGGTCGGCCGCGGTGCGGGTGGCGGGCGCGCTGCTGACGGCGCGCTCCCCGGAGGCGGGGCGGGCCCGCGCCGGACTGGTCGCGGCCTCCTCCGCGCGGTTCTCCCAGGCGGTGCGGGAGCGGGTCATCGCCTCCCGGCTGCCCGCGCACGCCTGGCCCGAGCACAACCTGGTGCTCACGGCGGTGGACGCGCGGTCCGGCACGCTGCGGACGTTCTCCCGGAACGACGGGGTCGACCTGGTGCGGGCGGTTGCGGCGAGCAGCGCGGTCCCCGGGTTGTGGCCGCCGGTGGACATCGACGGCCGGTGGTACATCGACGCGAGCGTGCGGTCCGCGACCAACGCGGACCTGGCCGCCGGACACGAGCGGGTGGTGGTGCTGGCGCCCACCGCGGGCGCCGGTCCGCTGCTTTGCCCCGGACCGGAGCCGGCGGGCCTACCCGAAGGCGCACGCGGCGCGCTGGTCACCCCGAGCACGGAGGCCAGGGCCGCGTTCGGCCGCGATCCGCTGAACCCGGCCGGGCGCGCCCGCGCGGCCCAGGCGGGACGCCTGCAGGCGGTGGAGGTGGCGGTCCGCGTCGCCAAGACGTGGGGGGTCTGA
- a CDS encoding DUF6542 domain-containing protein → MAGRDTRGSRMPRRSASAPRHRNGASSRSVGPPLRLTARGAIVCVVLVSFVSALAASAVEHHVVNGVGFVTACALTALTVRPSDLLALSVSPPLAYFGGVLAAECLLTAGGDGFVRGVAIGVGARLADVAPWLFGGTALLLVITLVRGLLRNVRELGDELNGRHPRRLRRGP, encoded by the coding sequence ATGGCTGGACGGGACACGCGCGGCTCCCGTATGCCGCGCCGGTCCGCTTCGGCGCCCCGGCACCGCAACGGCGCGTCCTCCCGCTCGGTCGGACCGCCGCTTCGGCTCACCGCGCGTGGCGCGATCGTGTGCGTCGTGCTGGTCAGCTTCGTCTCGGCGCTGGCGGCCAGCGCCGTCGAACACCACGTGGTGAACGGGGTCGGCTTCGTGACCGCCTGTGCCCTGACCGCCCTGACCGTGCGCCCCAGCGACCTGCTGGCGTTGAGTGTGAGCCCGCCGCTGGCCTACTTCGGCGGCGTGCTGGCCGCCGAATGCCTGCTGACCGCGGGAGGCGACGGTTTCGTGCGCGGGGTGGCGATCGGCGTGGGCGCCCGACTCGCCGACGTCGCCCCCTGGTTGTTCGGCGGAACCGCTCTGCTGCTGGTGATCACCCTGGTCCGCGGTCTGCTGCGCAACGTGCGGGAGTTGGGCGACGAGTTGAACGGCCGCCACCCCCGTCGGCTCCGCCGCGGCCCCTGA
- a CDS encoding DNA recombination protein RmuC, translating to MDGFSVILALLVGVGVGTALGWALARSRDAEARARAQAAEERAAHADERLEERFRSLSALALDGANRRFLELAEGRLKAVHLAAENDLDRRREAIEHLVAPLRETLARVEEQLREVDAGRRAAHAELAQQVEMVRQGSDRLRDQTNALVTALRRPEARGRWGELQLRRVAELAGMAAFCDFEEQATAVTDDGARRPDMVVRLAGGKNIVVDSKVPLAAYLEAVESDSPDVRAARLTAHARHVRTHVDRLAAKTYWAAFAPAPEFVVLFIPGEAFLAPALEHDPELLEYAMSRRVHIATPTTLVSLLRTAQYAWQQEALSRNARQVFELGKQLHTRLATLGGHMDGLGRALSRAVTAYNQTVGSLENRVLVTARRFGELGLVDGDLDAPQGVREQTRPLTAAELLDAAREGRAGTPHAPGGLYGATPDGGSAAGVGDTAGEEERDTSPEVRH from the coding sequence ATGGACGGGTTTTCTGTGATCCTCGCACTACTGGTGGGGGTGGGCGTGGGCACGGCCCTGGGCTGGGCGCTGGCGCGGTCGCGCGACGCCGAGGCACGGGCGCGCGCCCAGGCCGCCGAGGAGCGGGCCGCGCACGCCGACGAGCGACTGGAGGAGCGGTTCCGGTCGCTGTCGGCGCTGGCCCTGGACGGCGCGAACCGGCGTTTCCTGGAACTGGCCGAGGGGCGGCTCAAGGCGGTGCACCTCGCGGCCGAGAACGACCTGGACCGCCGCCGCGAGGCGATCGAGCATCTGGTCGCTCCGCTCAGGGAGACGCTGGCACGGGTCGAGGAGCAGTTGCGGGAGGTGGACGCGGGACGCCGCGCCGCCCACGCCGAACTCGCCCAACAGGTCGAGATGGTGCGGCAGGGCTCCGACCGGCTGCGCGACCAGACCAACGCCCTGGTGACCGCGCTGCGCAGGCCGGAGGCCCGCGGCCGGTGGGGGGAGTTGCAGCTGCGCCGTGTCGCCGAACTGGCCGGGATGGCGGCCTTCTGCGACTTCGAGGAGCAGGCCACGGCCGTGACCGACGACGGCGCGCGCCGTCCCGACATGGTGGTGCGGCTGGCGGGCGGCAAGAACATCGTCGTGGACTCCAAGGTGCCGCTCGCCGCCTACCTGGAGGCGGTGGAGAGCGACTCCCCCGACGTGCGGGCGGCCCGGCTCACCGCGCACGCCCGGCACGTCCGCACGCACGTGGACCGGTTGGCCGCCAAGACGTACTGGGCGGCGTTCGCCCCCGCTCCCGAGTTCGTCGTGCTGTTCATCCCGGGGGAGGCGTTCCTCGCCCCGGCGCTGGAGCACGACCCCGAACTGCTGGAGTACGCCATGTCCCGGCGGGTGCACATCGCCACGCCCACCACGCTCGTGTCGCTGCTGCGCACCGCCCAGTACGCGTGGCAGCAGGAGGCGCTGAGCCGCAACGCACGGCAGGTGTTCGAACTGGGTAAGCAGTTGCACACGCGGCTCGCCACGCTCGGCGGTCACATGGACGGCCTCGGCAGGGCGCTGTCCCGGGCGGTCACGGCCTACAACCAGACCGTGGGCTCGCTGGAGAACCGGGTGCTGGTGACGGCACGCCGGTTCGGGGAACTGGGACTGGTGGACGGCGACCTGGACGCGCCGCAGGGGGTGCGGGAGCAGACCCGGCCCCTGACCGCGGCGGAACTGCTCGACGCCGCCCGTGAGGGCCGGGCCGGTACGCCGCACGCGCCCGGCGGGCTGTACGGTGCGACGCCGGACGGTGGTTCCGCGGCCGGAGTCGGCGACACGGCAGGCGAAGAGGAACGGGACACCTCACCCGAAGTGAGACACTGA